gcagctttaattttcatttgtgaccctagaccacaaaaccagtcataatggtcatgTTTTTTGTAACTGAGATTTATATactatctgaaagctaaataagctttctattgatgtatggtttgttctaTAGGtgcaaaaaaagtctaaatgaatttcttagcaatgcatattactaaccaaaaataaggtttgatatttacagtaggaaatttaaaaaaaataatcctaacgatttttggcataaaagaaaaatctattttttggtccagagtcacatttaaagtaaaatgtaaaatatttacggTTAACAATGACCCATGTCACAATCTAATATTATATGTAATGAATGAATGACCCGCATCACCTTCCTGTTTTCAAATCTTCGCTGCATCTTTTTAAGCCTGAATTCTTTGAAGATAAAGGAGATTATTAAATTCATATCATAGCCTCAGGGGTGTTTTAAGTGCGACTGTAATCTTCAGCTCTAACCTGTCTGACTGGCTCATTGACTTCTCCTTTCTCTCCATACTGCAGATCTTCGTGGGGAAGATCCCGAGGGACTTGTTTGAAGATGAGCTCGTGCCTCTGTTTGAGAAGGCGGGGCCGATCTGGGACCTGCGTCTGATGATGGATCCTCTGAGCGGCCTGAACAGGGGCTACGCTTTCCTCACTTTCTGCACTAAAGAGGCTGCACAGGAGGCCGTCAAGCTAGTAAGACATACAGATTGATTCACAATCCCATTTCAGAATTACTCCAGCAAACCTATTAGAGGTGGAACACATTTTTGTTCCAGGAAAAGGCCATCGGGTAGAGATTAGAAATGGGTGCAGCTCAGTTGTTGAAGTACTCAATCCTTGTTTTTCTCCTCTCAGTGTAACAATCATGAAATTCGCCCGGGCAAACATATTGGCGTATGTATATCAGTGGCAAACAACAGACTCTTTGTGGGCTCCATTCCCAAGAGCAAGACAAAAGAACAGATTGTTGAAGAGTTTTCCAAAGTCACAGGTGAGCTTTGCTTTGAGATGAGGGTGCATTCCTCGCTCCGTGCTGCATATTGAATTCTTTAAAGAGTTTAAGATTTAATGTTCGTTCTTTTTATTTTGTCAGAGGGTCTTACCGACGTAATCCTTTACCATCAGCCGGATGATAAGAAAAAGAACAGGGGCTTCTGTTTTCTGGAGTACGAGGACCACAAAACGGCAGCGCAGGCTCGACGGAGGCTCATGAGCGGGAAGGTGAAGGTCTGGGGCAATGTGGTCACTGTCGAGTGGGCCGACCCCATTGAGGATCCTGACCCGGAGGTCATGGCGAAGGTCAGAACACGATCCGGTGCTGAAGCACAAGGGTTTCTCTTGAGTGAAACTTTGAGATCATCGCTTTCTCACTTCCTACTTGTGATAAATCTGAGTTTTGTTCTGAACTAGTAGGTTTTGTGCTGACAGCTCATGTTGTCTCATCTGCTCGTAGGTGAAAGTGTTGTTTGTCAGGAACCTGGCGAACAGCGTCACAGAGGAAATACTTGAAAAAGCCTTCGGCCAGTTTGGCAAACTGGAGCGAGTGAAGAAACTGAAAGACTACGCCTTCATTCACTTCGACGAGAGAGATGGTGCGGTCAAGGTAAGAGCAAGTGAGGAGGTGCATGAGTCTGTTCTGTCGAATGGTGGTTACGGAGGTGTGACGATGTGGATGTTTGCAGGCGCTGGCAGAAATGAACGGTAAAGATTTAGAGGGAGAGCACATCGAGATCGTGTTTGCCAAGCCACCTGACCAGAAGCGGAAAGAGAGGAAGGCACAGCGTCAAGCGGCAAAGACGCAAATGTGAGTTTTATGTGTGTAAATGCATAAACAATGACAGTGTCTTTAataaaccctcttttgtgcagaactacttccgccacagattcaaatctaaagttgacagttgaacagctgagcatAGGCCTCCGTTAGTAATTCCAAAATGTCACATTAGAAACTGGTAAAGAacaaacgttgagttgcttcattgaaagcttattgtattactgtgttAAAAGCTCACTCTGTAGAGCAGGACTGCCCAACCCCGCTTCTGGAGAtccaccttcctgcagagttcagttccaaccctgattaaacaaacctgtctgtaattatcaagtggtCCTTCAGATCTTTATTAGTTggtctgcaggaaggtagatctccaggaacagggttgggcacccctgatgttgagtattatgagagagatggtCTGAGCGAGTGTGAtcacctgcatctgatacagcattcattcttcagctcaatctaatattgtgaccctggaccacaaacccagtcataagggtctttttttggaaatatacagcagaataaataagctttccattggtgtatggtttgttaggataggacaatatttggccaagatgcaactatttaaaaaccCTTAAATCTGaggaaataataaaatgtaaataaaatcaaaacattgaggAAAGTTGcctttttaaagttgtccaaataatgttcttagcaatgcatattactaattgaaaattaagttttgatattcacagtaggaaatttacaaaatatcttcatggaacatgatctttacttaatatcctaatttttggcataaaatggataattttgacccatacaatgtgttgttggctattgctacaatgtACCGGTGCTAATTAGGActtttttgtgctccagggtcacttTAACAATAAAACGCTAGTTTGAATGTCGTCTGAGGAAAGTGTCGTCTTTGTTTTACTGTTAATATTCTTTAATCTTTTAAGGCTGCTCAGTACATTTGTTCACTGCGTCAAGCCGTTGTTCAAACTAAAAGTaactttgtttttttaagtataaATAGTATGGAGTATAAAAAGTaaagtataaaagtctttactgctgacttgaaaatggtctcttgtcgccatctaatggtggaacaaTGTATCTtaaatcaccatcatgaacacGCACTGTTTCTCAATATTAAACGCTTAaaagatattttatataaataaaatagtatttaatGAACAACAGCCATTTTAAAAGTTGCTAGGCATTTCAGTCATAAAACTATTTgctttggaacaaataatagatttaaAGATGCCAAAAACTGCCCGTTGGATTTGCTCGAGGTGAATTAGGTCTCATTCGAGgatcagaaagaactgttgtataaatatataaatgtactcTTCTGTGGTCTTTTCTCCCAGGTATGACGATTACTACTACTACGGGCCTCCTCAAATGCCGCCTCCTGCCAGGGGCCGGGGCAGGGGTGCCAGCCGGGGCGGTTACTCCTATCCGCCAGACTATTACGGCTACGAAGATTACTACGATTATTATGGTTACGACTACCATAACTACAGGGGCGGCTACGACGACCCGTACTTCGGCTACGATGACTTCCAGGCGCCGGCCCGAGGCCGAGGGGGGCGTGGTGCCAGGGGCGGGGCGTCTCCTGTACGCGGCAGAGGGGCCAGCGCTCCACGAGGCAGGGCGGGCTTCCCGCAGCGCGGAGGTGTCGGAGGCGGTCCGGGAGCGAGCCGGGGCCCACGCGGAGGAGCCAGAGGCGGGGTTCTGCCGAGAGGGCGCGGGGTACGTGGTGCTCGGGGTGGACGCGGTGGAAATGTAGGAGGCAAGCGCAAAGCCGATGGCTACAACCAGCCAGATTCCAAACGGCGCCAGACCATTAATCAGAACTGGGGCTCGCAACCCATTGCTCAGCAACCCTTGCAAGGTGGCGATCATTCTGGTAACTATGGTTACAAATCTGACAACCAGGagttttatcaggattcttttgGGCAACAGTGGAAGTAGAGAATATGTAGGGCTCttgttttgagtaaaaaaaaaaaagaaaagaaaaagaaacgaAAAGAGAAAACAAACCTTTTTATAGAGACTTGATTGGCCCTCAAATCCATTAAAGGTTGCCTCTCTCCTCTCCTTCCGGCGGGTTTTCTTGTACATATTTTACGAATCCGCTTGGACTCGATCAGTAGTCACTCCCACCTGCTTCTGCcgaactgtttttgttttatgttttttttgtttggaaGTCGTTTCCTACTTTTTAACAATCGGGATTGAAATTTTAAAATTTGCAGTTTTGTGCTCAACCTGTCTATTTGGCTATATAGTACCATGTATGTTCATAGGAATTTTGCTCTTTATGTCTTAAGTAGGTAACAGCaacaaaaaaaggacaaaaataaaaaaataacaacagtgTCTCCTAAACTTGTATtctacaaagtaaaaaaaaaaaaaatgctatttgtatgttacaaaagataatgCTAGTCAAATagcttgtcttgttttttttgggGAAAACGATTTAaaagagaaaggaaaaaaaagaaggACGTTGTTCCTCATTTTTGGCTTTACATTTTGGCTTGTATTCTTTGCTGTTTGTCTGCTTGAATAAACATACACGCACCAGTGTACAAAAACTCAAATTGTGTTTCAAATTCATGTTTCGGCAAATTCTCTCTTCAAATTGCCTACAAATTTATGGCTCCTTGTGGAAGCAAAAGGACTAAAGGTTTGCCTGTAGACATGTGCTGCTACCTCACTCTGCATGCCTTCAATTTGATCTCCACTCAAGCTTTGTGTAAACACATACCCCATTTCACCGACCGAGAGGCATTCACTGCCATTGCGAATTTCGGAGGGTTTTCTTAGAGAAACTCCACGAGGACAGAGGCTAAACTCGATGAGAAAGCACAATTTGACGCAAAGCGGCGTGTCCAGAGCGGGCGTCTTTGTCGCTGGAAGCTCTAACTCTCTTTGCCCTTGCACGTTTGTCCCAAATTTGAGCCACTGTGGGAAGCTGCCATGCATGACTTTGTCTTTCGCTCCTCTTTCATATCTCCGTAACCCTTCTCAGATCAGCCGATTCCTGTCGCTTAGATCCGAGCCGCTGCTTGTTTTACTCTCGGACACTTGTGCATGCCAAAACGTAGGGTCTTTAGTCAATGCCTTctgctttctgtctttctttccttccttgcGGTTGTTTGTGTCCTTGTGTGATTTTTCTTTCTCCTTTTGTTGTATTGATTGTTAACGCTCCTCTAATTTGTGTTCCTTTTGTTACCTGGCTAGCAGGGGAAAGGGGTCGAGGCTGGTCCTGACATGTCCCAGTGAAGACTGACTAGCTCAGTGGGGTCACGCCAGGTGCTGCCAGCGGATGTGACGGTAAGGTCCGTTCGCCGGTCCAACTCAGTTCCTGCCTTACGGAAGCATATCTTCTCCCTGTCTGCCTCCAAGATTGCCATCGACGCAAAGTCACGattagatgtgtgtgtgtggactCTTCTCTgtgtattgttttcttttttttttttctttttttgtatttaagtTAAGTTTATAAAAGAATGTCCCAGAACCCTTGTGTCATGACAGAAAATGCCATTTACCGTTACGTCTGGAGGTCGAAGTAGCCCAAAGGAGTTTTATCCTTAACGTTACATGTATTttgcactttgtagatgtttGAAGTGGCTTGGAGGAGCTTGATGCTGTTgtatatttttgtgcattttaactGCAGCTTATCATGAGGACGAACATGTTAAGCTCGTATTTGAgtcttgcttttttgttttgttttttccttcaGTTGTTACAACCTGGTGTGACTGACCAGGCATTCCAGGTAAAATGGTTCTTTtcggaaccttttttttttttttttctcgtttttGGAAAGGGTTGGTTAACTACCTCATCCTGGAGGCTGAAACTGCCCTATCTGTACTGTACATACGGGAGACTTCATGCAAGCAGGGCTTTTGATATTCAACTTATGCACAAGGGCAACATCAGAGCCAATGTACCTAGTGTATTATAGTCCTTTTGTAATAATGCTGAACAGTCAGACTGGGCATGTGAATGACACTCATGAGATGAGTCTAAAGAAGCCTTGCCTCCGGTCTGAGCTGAGCGGGACGCCCGCCTCCGAGGATGTTTGGAAAGGCTTGAACTTGAGGAAGAAGCTACTTCAGCTGCGTTTCTCAAACCCCCGCCCCAATACCAATTgtgtttttaaagcttttttgttTTAAGAACATGCGGTCCACGTCAGTGGCTGCTTGATCTGTTTTGAAACCAACACCATCCCTTTTGTGAACGGCGCACCTCTTTGGAATGCGCGATTCACGTAGTTTCTAACGGCGAGTCCAGAGCATCGACACAGTTGGGCTGGATCAGCCGGGATCGATCTCTGTGCTGGTTGTAGATCAGACTAGACTGGTGAGAGCGCTTGTGTTTGTGCCGTTACCCATTCAGTCTGTAATAAGAGCTGTGCTCAGGGCGGACAGGTCTTTGATGTCATTGAACTGGGCACACCATAGCTGCCTTTTCCTCACATTTGATGTGAAGGATTATTGAGATATGCATCGTTTCGGGCATGTTATTGGTAACTTTAATTCTCTTATGCGCTTGTACAGGGTTTATACGTTTTTAAAGGGATTTTGTtgatgtttcagttttttttttttttttgttgcctcCTTTAAAAGTATTGACTGGATTTTGACTATGACTGACTCCACAATTATTTCTGTATCACCATCAgaccatttttattaaaaatggtgTTTTTAAAGTACTGCTGCATAACAAGTGTTTTTGCATTCCTGCAAATAAATTTTGTAAAATGAAAAGGTGTGGCCTTGCTTGAGTGCTTTTCTTTGTGTAAACGTCAATGACTGTGTCCTGTTTAAGCAACGGTGTTGGGTAACATGTGAATAGATGTGACTTTAAAGTGTtggttcacccagaaatgaacatTGACTCATGATTTACTGTGAATGCAATTTTGTTctttcaggtgtgtgtgtgtgtgtgtgtgtgtgtgtgtgtgtgtaagtaaaATGAGAGTCCTGGATTTATAATAGCTGTATGCTGGTATTTTGtgcaacagtccaaaagaagtccaataaagtgcatccataataaaaagtgctctggggggtgaataaagtcGTGATAGTGAacatgtttttgtaagaaaatccTGTAATGTCTTCTCTAGCTTGCACTGACTGTTGTACGTAATGTGTTGGATTTTTGCgaaaaaccaacgtttgtttacaggagcaaaggaaatAAAGTTTCCTCTTGGCTTGTATTGAAAACCCTCCTTTTGTACTTCTAACTAGTgattggtattttttttttttgctctcttcTGCGTTTGTCACTTCTCCCTGATATACAAgctcttacaaaaacgcattaaTTCTTTAcgggaggcctttatttaccccctgGAGCTATgtggagcattttttttttttttttttttatggatggattcactttttttttttttactacctttGGACTGTTGAATAAAACCACCCActcccattataaagcttggagctttttttttttttttaaatatgtaactCCAATTGGATTTATCTGAAAGAACAAAATTGCGTACACGGTAAATCATgagccaattttcatttttgggtgaactaaacatttaaataagttcaaaaaaaaatctcattttaatTACCTTATCCCTTTATGACTACATTTTAATTCTACCAAATTTTACattgtggtgtttttttttatttttatttttttctactgACCACGGTTTCTCAAATTCACATATTCAGTGAATGGGTTAACCACTTAAATATTACGTAAACCACGTACAGGCCCCAAAATTCACTTTCCGTCAGCCAGACTTATTTTGTGGTGACATCACAAATATATCAATGTACCATTTTACAACGTCTAATTATTTTCCATCATTTTCCAAAATAGTGGTCTGTCATGAACGCAATAAATATTCATAG
The window above is part of the Garra rufa chromosome 13, GarRuf1.0, whole genome shotgun sequence genome. Proteins encoded here:
- the syncrip gene encoding heterogeneous nuclear ribonucleoprotein Q isoform X2, which translates into the protein MATEHINGNGTEEPMDTTAAVTHSDHFNTLLEAGLPQKVAEKLDEIYLAGLVAHSDLDERAIEALKEFNEEGALQVLVQFKESDLSHVQNKSAFLCGVMKTYRQREKQGTKVLDSTKGPDEAKIKTLLERTGYTLDVTTGQRKYGGPPPESVYTGAQPTVGTEIFVGKIPRDLFEDELVPLFEKAGPIWDLRLMMDPLSGLNRGYAFLTFCTKEAAQEAVKLCNNHEIRPGKHIGVCISVANNRLFVGSIPKSKTKEQIVEEFSKVTEGLTDVILYHQPDDKKKNRGFCFLEYEDHKTAAQARRRLMSGKVKVWGNVVTVEWADPIEDPDPEVMAKVKVLFVRNLANSVTEEILEKAFGQFGKLERVKKLKDYAFIHFDERDGAVKALAEMNGKDLEGEHIEIVFAKPPDQKRKERKAQRQAAKTQMYDDYYYYGPPQMPPPARGRGRGASRGGYSYPPDYYGYEDYYDYYGYDYHNYRGGYDDPYFGYDDFQAPARGRGGRGARGGASPVRGRGASAPRGRAGFPQRGGVGGGPGASRGPRGGARGGVLPRGRGVRGARGGRGGNVGGKRKADGYNQPDSKRRQTINQNWGSQPIAQQPLQGGDHSAGERGRGWS
- the syncrip gene encoding heterogeneous nuclear ribonucleoprotein Q isoform X7, with translation MKTYRQREKQGTKVLDSTKGPDEAKIKTLLERTGYTLDVTTGQRKYGGPPPESVYTGAQPTVGTEIFVGKIPRDLFEDELVPLFEKAGPIWDLRLMMDPLSGLNRGYAFLTFCTKEAAQEAVKLCNNHEIRPGKHIGVCISVANNRLFVGSIPKSKTKEQIVEEFSKVTEGLTDVILYHQPDDKKKNRGFCFLEYEDHKTAAQARRRLMSGKVKVWGNVVTVEWADPIEDPDPEVMAKVKVLFVRNLANSVTEEILEKAFGQFGKLERVKKLKDYAFIHFDERDGAVKALAEMNGKDLEGEHIEIVFAKPPDQKRKERKAQRQAAKTQMYDDYYYYGPPQMPPPARGRGRGASRGGYSYPPDYYGYEDYYDYYGYDYHNYRGGYDDPYFGYDDFQAPARGRGGRGARGGASPVRGRGASAPRGRAGFPQRGGVGGGPGASRGPRGGARGGVLPRGRGVRGARGGRGGNVGGKRKADGYNQPDSKRRQTINQNWGSQPIAQQPLQGGDHSGNYGYKSDNQEFYQDSFGQQWK
- the syncrip gene encoding heterogeneous nuclear ribonucleoprotein Q isoform X3; this translates as MATEHINGNGTEEPMDTTAAVTHSDHFNTLLEAGLPQKVAEKLDEIYLAGLVAHSDLDERAIEALKEFNEEGALQVLVQFKESDLSHVQNKSAFLCGVMKTYRQREKQGTKVLDSTKGPDEAKIKTLLERTGYTLDVTTGQRKYGGPPPESVYTGAQPTVGTEIFVGKIPRDLFEDELVPLFEKAGPIWDLRLMMDPLSGLNRGYAFLTFCTKEAAQEAVKLCNNHEIRPGKHIGVCISVANNRLFVGSIPKSKTKEQIVEEFSKVTEGLTDVILYHQPDDKKKNRGFCFLEYEDHKTAAQARRRLMSGKVKVWGNVVTVEWADPIEDPDPEVMAKVKVLFVRNLANSVTEEILEKAFGQFGKLERVKKLKDYAFIHFDERDGAVKALAEMNGKDLEGEHIEIVFAKPPDQKRKERKAQRQAAKTQMYDDYYYYGPPQMPPPARGRGRGASRGGYSYPPDYYGYEDYYDYYGYDYHNYRGGYDDPYFGYDDFQAPARGRGGRGARGGASPVRGRGASAPRGRAGFPQRGGVGGGPGASRGPRGGARGGVLPRGRGVRGARGGRGGNVGGKRKADGYNQPDSKRRQTINQNWGSQPIAQQPLQAGERGRGWS
- the syncrip gene encoding heterogeneous nuclear ribonucleoprotein Q isoform X4, which translates into the protein MATEHINGNGTEEPMDTTAAVTHSDHFNTLLEAGLPQKVAEKLDEIYLAGLVAHSDLDERAIEALKEFNEEGALQVLVQFKESDLSHVQNKSAFLCGVMKTYRQREKQGTKVLDSTKGPDEAKIKTLLERTGYTLDVTTGQRKYGGPPPESVYTGAQPTVGTEIFVGKIPRDLFEDELVPLFEKAGPIWDLRLMMDPLSGLNRGYAFLTFCTKEAAQEAVKLCNNHEIRPGKHIGVCISVANNRLFVGSIPKSKTKEQIVEEFSKVTEGLTDVILYHQPDDKKKNRGFCFLEYEDHKTAAQARRRLMSGKVKVWGNVVTVEWADPIEDPDPEVMAKVKVLFVRNLANSVTEEILEKAFGQFGKLERVKKLKDYAFIHFDERDGAVKALAEMNGKDLEGEHIEIVFAKPPDQKRKERKAQRQAAKTQMYDDYYYYGPPQMPPPARGRGRGASRGGYSYPPDYYGYEDYYDYYGYDYHNYRGGYDDPYFGYDDFQAPARGRGGRGARGGASPVRGRGASAPRGRAGFPQRGGVGGGPGASRGPRGGARGGVLPRGRGVRGARGGRGGNVGGKRKADGYNQPDSKRRQTINQNWGSQPIAQQPLQGERGRGWS
- the syncrip gene encoding heterogeneous nuclear ribonucleoprotein Q isoform X5, whose product is MATEHINGNGTEEPMDTTAAVTHSDHFNTLLEAGLPQKVAEKLDEIYLAGLVAHSDLDERAIEALKEFNEEGALQVLVQFKESDLSHVQNKSAFLCGVMKTYRQREKQGTKVLDSTKGPDEAKIKTLLERTGYTLDVTTGQRKYGGPPPESVYTGAQPTVGTEIFVGKIPRDLFEDELVPLFEKAGPIWDLRLMMDPLSGLNRGYAFLTFCTKEAAQEAVKLCNNHEIRPGKHIGVCISVANNRLFVGSIPKSKTKEQIVEEFSKVTEGLTDVILYHQPDDKKKNRGFCFLEYEDHKTAAQARRRLMSGKVKVWGNVVTVEWADPIEDPDPEVMAKVKVLFVRNLANSVTEEILEKAFGQFGKLERVKKLKDYAFIHFDERDGAVKALAEMNGKDLEGEHIEIVFAKPPDQKRKERKAQRQAAKTQMYDDYYYYGPPQMPPPARGRGRGASRGGYSYPPDYYGYEDYYDYYGYDYHNYRGGYDDPYFGYDDFQAPARGRGGRGARGGASPVRGRGASAPRGRAGFPQRGGVGGGPGASRGPRGGARGGVLPRGRGQGKGVEAGPDMSQ
- the syncrip gene encoding heterogeneous nuclear ribonucleoprotein Q isoform X6, with translation MATEHINGNGTEEPMDTTAAVTHSDHFNTLLEAGLPQKVAEKLDEIYLAGLVAHSDLDERAIEALKEFNEEGALQVLVQFKESDLSHVQNKSAFLCGVMKTYRQREKQGTKVLDSTKGPDEAKIKTLLERTGYTLDVTTGQRKYGGPPPESVYTGAQPTVGTEIFVGKIPRDLFEDELVPLFEKAGPIWDLRLMMDPLSGLNRGYAFLTFCTKEAAQEAVKLCNNHEIRPGKHIGVCISVANNRLFVGSIPKSKTKEQIVEEFSKVTEGLTDVILYHQPDDKKKNRGFCFLEYEDHKTAAQARRRLMSGKVKVWGNVVTVEWADPIEDPDPEVMAKVKVLFVRNLANSVTEEILEKAFGQFGKLERVKKLKDYAFIHFDERDGAVKALAEMNGKDLEGEHIEIVFAKPPDQKRKERKAQRQAAKTQMYDDYYYYGPPQMPPPARGRGRGASRGGYSYPPDYYGYEDYYDYYGYDYHNYRGGYDDPYFGYDDFQAPARGRGGRGARGGASPVRGRGASAPRGRAGFPQRGGVGGGPGASRGPRGGARGGVLPRGRGGKGVEAGPDMSQ
- the syncrip gene encoding heterogeneous nuclear ribonucleoprotein Q isoform X1, producing MATEHINGNGTEEPMDTTAAVTHSDHFNTLLEAGLPQKVAEKLDEIYLAGLVAHSDLDERAIEALKEFNEEGALQVLVQFKESDLSHVQNKSAFLCGVMKTYRQREKQGTKVLDSTKGPDEAKIKTLLERTGYTLDVTTGQRKYGGPPPESVYTGAQPTVGTEIFVGKIPRDLFEDELVPLFEKAGPIWDLRLMMDPLSGLNRGYAFLTFCTKEAAQEAVKLCNNHEIRPGKHIGVCISVANNRLFVGSIPKSKTKEQIVEEFSKVTEGLTDVILYHQPDDKKKNRGFCFLEYEDHKTAAQARRRLMSGKVKVWGNVVTVEWADPIEDPDPEVMAKVKVLFVRNLANSVTEEILEKAFGQFGKLERVKKLKDYAFIHFDERDGAVKALAEMNGKDLEGEHIEIVFAKPPDQKRKERKAQRQAAKTQMYDDYYYYGPPQMPPPARGRGRGASRGGYSYPPDYYGYEDYYDYYGYDYHNYRGGYDDPYFGYDDFQAPARGRGGRGARGGASPVRGRGASAPRGRAGFPQRGGVGGGPGASRGPRGGARGGVLPRGRGVRGARGGRGGNVGGKRKADGYNQPDSKRRQTINQNWGSQPIAQQPLQGGDHSGNYGYKSDNQEFYQDSFGQQWK